In the genome of Natronorubrum sediminis, one region contains:
- a CDS encoding NAD(P)/FAD-dependent oxidoreductase encodes MTPEDDPEIAVGADAFTQSGAGLEVAVVGAGAVGATTAYDLARAGADVTLYDADEIASGASGRAAGICYNAFAGSLDAEIAGEAIERFRAFSGDDTFPFVECPYVWFARDGDSNRAEAIREQVRQMQEQGIVALEADADSLAERFPTLRTDDVAVAGIAGAAGYTDPTRYTACLAAAATGAGATLEANTPVEVRTDPSRVVLSNGAEREVDAVVVTAGAHTKALLEDAGVSIAMKPYRVQALVASADLEEPMWYDASDEFYVRPHPDGLLAGDGTEFVEADPDSVDRSADAEFTEDILARVETRLPDLEIELERAWAGLCTATPDRDPLVGELENGLYVATGFHGHGFMRAPAIGERLAEQVLGDDGIGAFDPTRFDGDESFDIIDGMTLDSE; translated from the coding sequence ATGACGCCCGAAGACGACCCCGAAATTGCAGTCGGCGCGGATGCGTTCACGCAATCGGGTGCCGGCCTCGAGGTCGCCGTCGTCGGTGCCGGTGCCGTCGGCGCGACGACGGCGTACGACCTCGCTCGAGCGGGCGCGGACGTGACGCTCTACGACGCCGACGAGATTGCAAGCGGTGCGAGCGGGCGCGCTGCTGGCATCTGTTACAACGCGTTTGCGGGTTCCCTCGACGCCGAAATTGCCGGCGAGGCAATCGAACGATTTCGAGCGTTCTCCGGCGACGACACGTTCCCGTTCGTCGAGTGTCCCTACGTCTGGTTCGCCCGGGACGGCGACTCGAACCGGGCGGAGGCGATCCGCGAACAGGTTCGCCAGATGCAAGAACAAGGCATTGTCGCCCTCGAGGCCGACGCCGACTCCCTCGCCGAGCGGTTCCCGACGCTCCGGACAGACGACGTTGCAGTCGCTGGAATCGCCGGTGCGGCGGGCTACACCGATCCAACGCGGTACACGGCGTGTCTCGCCGCCGCGGCAACTGGTGCTGGCGCGACGCTCGAGGCGAATACGCCCGTCGAGGTCCGAACCGACCCGTCCCGCGTCGTGCTATCAAATGGAGCCGAACGCGAGGTCGATGCCGTCGTCGTCACGGCCGGTGCGCACACGAAAGCGTTACTCGAGGACGCTGGCGTGTCGATCGCGATGAAACCGTATCGCGTGCAGGCGCTCGTCGCGAGCGCCGACTTAGAGGAGCCGATGTGGTACGACGCGAGCGACGAATTCTACGTGCGACCCCACCCCGACGGCTTGCTCGCGGGTGACGGTACAGAGTTCGTCGAAGCCGACCCCGATTCGGTCGACCGGAGTGCTGACGCCGAGTTCACCGAAGACATACTCGCGCGCGTCGAAACCCGCCTTCCCGACCTCGAGATCGAACTCGAGCGGGCGTGGGCAGGCCTCTGTACGGCGACGCCGGATCGCGATCCGCTAGTCGGGGAACTCGAGAACGGACTCTACGTCGCGACTGGATTCCACGGACACGGATTCATGCGCGCGCCGGCGATCGGCGAGCGACTGGCTGAGCAGGTCCTCGGCGACGACGGTATCGGCGCGTTCGACCCGACTCGATTCGACGGCGACGAATCGTTCGATATCATCGACGGAATGACGCTCGACTCGGAGTAG
- a CDS encoding heptaprenylglyceryl phosphate synthase, whose translation MSLEWEQITHITKVDPAKPLPSDLSVLEGTDLVIVGGSDGVTEENTIDAIESIDSAYPSVPVFQEPYSADHVSRETIETADFVAVPAVFNGDRTHFVGKHTSLFTEIARKPEELLGASLPVVGNFIESKGVDAVADLTETLVGEGYVVQHLDSAAASVSGVDTKYTPEQVAGAALATETFYGFPIFYIEYSGTYGGTDDVEAAARYLEDTQLVYGGGIDSQEKATAVLEAGADAIVVGDCFHDDPAQFRETIPK comes from the coding sequence ATGAGCCTCGAGTGGGAACAGATTACACATATTACGAAAGTCGACCCTGCGAAGCCCCTCCCGTCCGATCTCAGCGTCCTCGAGGGAACCGATCTGGTAATCGTCGGCGGCTCCGACGGCGTGACGGAGGAAAATACGATCGACGCCATCGAATCGATTGACAGTGCGTATCCGTCGGTTCCCGTCTTTCAGGAACCATACAGTGCAGACCACGTCTCACGCGAAACGATCGAAACGGCGGACTTCGTCGCCGTCCCGGCCGTCTTCAACGGCGACCGGACGCACTTCGTCGGAAAACACACCTCTCTCTTCACCGAAATCGCTCGCAAACCCGAAGAACTCCTCGGGGCGAGCCTTCCCGTCGTCGGCAACTTCATCGAGTCCAAAGGTGTCGACGCTGTCGCCGATCTCACAGAGACGCTCGTGGGCGAGGGCTACGTCGTCCAGCACCTCGACTCCGCCGCGGCCTCGGTCTCGGGGGTCGACACCAAGTACACGCCCGAACAGGTCGCCGGCGCTGCCCTCGCGACGGAGACGTTCTACGGCTTCCCTATCTTCTACATCGAGTACTCTGGCACCTACGGTGGCACCGACGACGTCGAAGCGGCCGCTCGCTACCTCGAGGACACCCAACTCGTCTACGGGGGCGGGATCGACAGCCAGGAGAAGGCCACAGCCGTTCTCGAGGCCGGTGCGGATGCGATCGTCGTCGGCGATTGTTTCCACGACGACCCGGCGCAGTTCCGAGAGACGATCCCGAAATAA
- a CDS encoding MarR family transcriptional regulator: protein MSMSTTEDGAAAGEETLSEDEYRERLRDLPPSAKLVAKVLEADSPLSQGQLAEESLLPDRTVRYALNRLEDVDLVGSRYSFRDARKQVYYLEH, encoded by the coding sequence ATGAGCATGAGTACAACCGAGGACGGTGCCGCCGCCGGCGAAGAGACCCTCTCTGAGGATGAATACCGCGAGCGTCTTCGTGACCTCCCACCGAGTGCGAAACTGGTCGCGAAAGTGCTCGAAGCCGACTCGCCCCTCTCGCAGGGTCAACTCGCCGAGGAATCGCTCCTCCCCGACCGTACCGTCCGCTACGCCCTCAACCGACTCGAGGATGTGGACCTCGTCGGCTCTCGATACAGTTTCCGCGACGCGCGGAAACAGGTGTACTACCTCGAACACTGA
- a CDS encoding DUF7559 family protein: MPPTEELVCTDDDCVLDLFENHYTYDVPDDLEDLALSCPVCGGSTCLERVEL; encoded by the coding sequence ATGCCACCAACCGAGGAACTCGTCTGTACCGACGACGATTGCGTACTCGACCTCTTCGAGAATCACTACACCTACGACGTGCCGGACGACCTCGAGGACCTCGCGCTCTCGTGTCCCGTCTGTGGCGGGAGCACCTGCCTCGAGCGCGTGGAACTCTGA
- a CDS encoding TRAM domain-containing protein translates to MEISEKLLCLFSADVSEEEDRYVIEVPRQEVETGDIDPDDVYRVALISREEATESESTTAQPQTAPSEPQPPVDVGETRYVEIEDIGKQGDGIARVERGYVIIVPDADVGERVKVEVTEVKSNFAVGEIVEETF, encoded by the coding sequence GTGGAAATATCTGAAAAGCTCCTGTGTTTGTTCAGTGCGGACGTTTCAGAAGAGGAGGATCGCTACGTCATCGAAGTACCACGACAGGAAGTCGAAACTGGGGACATCGATCCCGACGATGTCTATCGCGTCGCACTCATTTCACGTGAGGAAGCGACCGAGAGTGAGTCGACGACGGCACAGCCACAGACCGCGCCGTCGGAGCCACAGCCACCAGTCGATGTCGGTGAAACGCGCTACGTGGAAATCGAGGATATCGGGAAGCAGGGCGACGGGATCGCTCGCGTCGAGCGTGGGTACGTCATCATCGTCCCCGACGCCGACGTCGGCGAACGCGTCAAGGTGGAAGTCACAGAGGTCAAATCGAACTTCGCGGTCGGCGAGATCGTCGAAGAGACGTTCTAA
- a CDS encoding YkgJ family cysteine cluster protein, with protein sequence MQSLEAELESARALDVADLADAIESIGFECTRCGACCKGHGEEEHTATVFPEEIRTLAEREAGDSPATDGDSATEGTSDDETDTSDQETDTSDHETDTGEYDWRDVARPMPYGLTETDDGLEGETFEWALQTDSCGDCTFYETTADGTGACSVHEDRPLICQTYPFSIDLAGTSQPMGEAVDEAGDVRAHECEGLGRDISREDAEALARTLKDRAITELEQAIGVRDTYEPADPDPGEIVVHDSEGAKRDDGTPLEK encoded by the coding sequence GTGCAATCACTCGAGGCAGAACTCGAATCCGCTCGTGCACTCGACGTCGCCGACCTCGCGGACGCGATCGAGTCGATCGGCTTCGAGTGCACTCGCTGTGGGGCCTGCTGTAAAGGCCACGGCGAGGAAGAACATACGGCGACGGTGTTCCCCGAGGAAATCCGTACGCTCGCGGAACGCGAGGCGGGCGATAGTCCCGCAACCGACGGCGATTCAGCGACCGAGGGCACGTCCGACGACGAGACGGACACCAGCGATCAGGAGACGGACACCAGCGATCACGAGACAGACACCGGCGAATACGACTGGAGAGACGTCGCCCGTCCGATGCCCTACGGCCTCACCGAAACCGACGACGGCCTCGAGGGGGAGACGTTCGAATGGGCGCTCCAGACCGACAGCTGTGGCGACTGCACATTTTACGAAACGACGGCCGACGGCACCGGCGCCTGCAGCGTCCACGAGGATCGGCCCCTGATCTGCCAGACGTACCCCTTCAGTATCGACCTCGCCGGAACTAGCCAACCGATGGGCGAGGCGGTCGACGAAGCGGGTGACGTTCGCGCCCACGAGTGTGAAGGCCTCGGACGTGACATTTCGCGCGAGGACGCCGAGGCCCTCGCTCGCACGCTCAAAGACCGAGCGATCACCGAACTCGAGCAAGCGATCGGCGTCCGAGACACCTACGAACCCGCCGACCCGGACCCGGGTGAAATCGTCGTTCACGACTCCGAAGGGGCGAAACGCGACGACGGGACGCCACTCGAGAAGTAA
- a CDS encoding radical SAM protein: MTDPETLSVTIVDGYVDEPAHFGVPPYISTYPRYTAGALVDAGVPEGQITYHTIDGLRDEPDRWRDVDEADLLIYLGGMTVPGKYVGGTPAEPDEVRKLAWTANGTSLMGGPIKFGVGDENAGATETERQDLDFDFVAKGDVEAAVYDLVESGLEGFNNRMRDVEEVSHWAQGGAFVVEQHPNHPDYLIAELETSRGCAYRCSFCTEPLYGNPTFRPPPTVVGEVDALSDYGVKHFRIGRQADILAYGGDGEAPNPDALRQLYGGIRDVAPDLETLHLDNMNPITIVEWPEASREGIRIIAEHNTPGDTAAFGLESADPLVQEENNLNVSAEECFQAVKIVNEEAGWRPGGPDDPGPSDRAVAGATNTGDDAPRRLPKLLPGINLLHGLKGEREETYERNREFLERVSDEGYMLRRINIRQVMSFDGTDMSETGAEIAHDHKKLFKRYKQQVREEIDQPMLERVAPPGTVLPDVHLEYHQDGKTFGRQLGTYPLLVGIPGERELGSTLDVAVVDHGYRSVTGVPYPLDLNGASMDELTVIPGVGNSTAGDIVVNRPYETVADADLDTTFDVSQFMTTRAFEPVQ, translated from the coding sequence ATGACTGACCCCGAGACGCTCTCGGTGACGATCGTCGACGGCTACGTCGACGAACCCGCTCACTTCGGGGTGCCGCCGTATATTTCGACGTATCCGCGATACACGGCCGGTGCGCTCGTCGACGCGGGCGTCCCCGAAGGCCAGATCACCTATCACACGATCGACGGCCTTCGCGACGAACCGGATCGCTGGCGCGACGTCGACGAGGCCGACCTCCTGATCTACCTCGGCGGCATGACCGTCCCCGGAAAGTACGTCGGCGGCACGCCCGCCGAACCCGACGAGGTGCGCAAACTCGCCTGGACCGCCAACGGCACGAGCCTGATGGGTGGCCCCATCAAGTTCGGCGTCGGCGACGAGAACGCCGGCGCGACCGAAACCGAGCGACAGGACCTCGACTTCGACTTCGTCGCGAAAGGTGACGTCGAGGCCGCCGTCTACGACCTCGTCGAGAGCGGTCTTGAGGGCTTCAACAATCGAATGCGAGACGTCGAGGAAGTCTCTCACTGGGCCCAGGGCGGGGCGTTCGTCGTCGAACAGCATCCGAATCACCCCGACTACCTCATCGCCGAACTCGAGACCTCTCGAGGCTGTGCCTATCGCTGTTCGTTCTGTACCGAACCGCTGTACGGCAACCCAACGTTCCGGCCGCCGCCGACGGTCGTCGGCGAAGTCGACGCGCTCTCCGACTACGGCGTCAAGCACTTTCGAATCGGCCGACAGGCCGACATCCTCGCCTACGGCGGCGACGGTGAAGCGCCCAATCCCGACGCCCTCCGCCAACTCTACGGCGGCATCCGCGACGTCGCGCCCGACCTCGAGACGCTCCACCTCGACAATATGAACCCAATTACGATCGTCGAGTGGCCCGAAGCGAGTCGGGAGGGGATTCGGATCATCGCGGAGCACAACACGCCGGGCGATACGGCCGCCTTCGGCCTCGAGTCCGCAGATCCGCTCGTTCAGGAGGAAAATAATCTGAACGTCAGCGCCGAGGAGTGCTTCCAAGCGGTCAAAATCGTCAACGAGGAGGCTGGCTGGCGTCCGGGAGGGCCGGATGATCCGGGGCCTTCCGACCGCGCTGTTGCCGGGGCCACGAACACGGGCGACGACGCACCGCGTCGACTCCCGAAACTCCTTCCCGGCATCAACCTGCTTCACGGACTCAAGGGCGAACGCGAGGAAACGTACGAACGGAATCGGGAATTCCTCGAGCGAGTGTCCGACGAGGGCTACATGCTCCGCCGGATCAATATCCGGCAGGTGATGTCCTTCGACGGCACCGACATGTCCGAGACGGGGGCCGAAATCGCTCACGACCACAAGAAGCTGTTCAAACGCTACAAACAGCAAGTACGTGAAGAGATCGACCAGCCGATGCTCGAGCGAGTCGCGCCACCAGGAACCGTCTTGCCAGACGTCCACCTCGAGTACCATCAGGACGGGAAGACCTTCGGTCGACAACTCGGGACCTATCCGCTGTTGGTCGGGATTCCGGGAGAGCGCGAACTCGGGTCGACGCTCGACGTTGCCGTCGTCGACCACGGGTATCGCTCCGTCACCGGCGTCCCCTATCCGCTCGATCTCAACGGGGCGTCGATGGACGAACTCACGGTGATTCCCGGGGTCGGGAACAGTACGGCGGGCGATATCGTCGTCAACCGCCCCTACGAAACGGTCGCGGACGCCGACCTCGACACGACGTTCGACGTCTCCCAATTCATGACGACGCGGGCATTCGAGCCCGTACAGTAG
- a CDS encoding MBL fold metallo-hydrolase, with protein sequence MSLTRCPVPVSTYAPTGTTNAYLIGRESTVLVDPAARTDELDRLVADRSVEHILATHTHPDHVGALQSYANETDATVWARYGRRERFADATGLEPDRTLQPGTTLSVDDERIRIVGAPGHAADHIALEVGRGGPILCGDCAIREGSVVVGAPDGDMRAYVSTLRRLWTMDPPTLHPGHGPVIDDPRATLERLLAHRRRRERTVHDAVDSGANDLEEILERAYEKDLTGVRELARATVVAHLEKLDVEGRLEWDGKRATTRVRSD encoded by the coding sequence ATGTCGCTCACTCGCTGTCCGGTCCCGGTATCCACGTACGCGCCGACTGGAACGACGAACGCCTATCTAATCGGCCGTGAATCGACAGTTCTCGTCGATCCGGCGGCGCGGACCGACGAACTCGATCGACTCGTCGCCGACCGGTCGGTCGAACACATTCTCGCTACGCACACCCATCCCGACCACGTCGGCGCACTCCAATCCTACGCGAACGAAACCGACGCGACCGTCTGGGCCAGGTACGGCCGACGGGAGCGATTCGCCGACGCGACCGGTCTCGAACCCGATCGAACCCTCCAACCGGGAACGACCCTTTCCGTCGACGACGAGCGAATCCGAATCGTCGGCGCGCCCGGACACGCGGCCGACCACATCGCGCTCGAGGTCGGGCGCGGTGGCCCGATTCTCTGTGGCGACTGTGCGATACGCGAAGGCAGCGTCGTCGTCGGCGCACCCGACGGCGACATGCGTGCGTACGTCTCGACCCTTCGACGCCTCTGGACGATGGACCCGCCGACGCTTCACCCCGGCCACGGCCCCGTGATCGACGACCCTCGAGCCACCCTCGAGCGACTGCTCGCACACCGTCGACGCCGCGAACGAACGGTTCACGACGCGGTCGACTCCGGTGCCAACGATCTCGAGGAAATCCTCGAACGTGCGTACGAGAAAGACCTCACCGGCGTCCGCGAACTCGCTCGCGCGACGGTCGTCGCCCACCTCGAGAAACTCGACGTCGAGGGACGACTCGAATGGGACGGGAAACGAGCGACCACTCGAGTTCGGAGCGACTGA
- a CDS encoding Hsp20/alpha crystallin family protein: MTPGNLRESIGNSLYRQIGRANGQVQSHRSLPVDILESETTYQVVFDAPDAEPTDIEVRYLEGTVKIRIERFRQYRDGYEMRFPGRGMELTGSAELPADAIVEPDAGEATLTETGTLRITIPKGSREEEPTAEKTADSSTDTDPASHSSSPSGSSEPSGELAVDEQ, translated from the coding sequence ATGACTCCGGGGAACCTTCGGGAGTCGATCGGTAACTCCCTCTATCGACAGATCGGGCGGGCGAACGGGCAGGTTCAGAGCCATCGCTCGCTTCCCGTCGACATTCTCGAGAGCGAAACGACCTATCAGGTCGTCTTCGATGCACCGGATGCTGAACCCACTGACATCGAGGTCAGGTATCTCGAGGGGACCGTCAAAATCCGAATCGAGCGCTTCCGGCAGTATCGCGACGGCTACGAGATGCGCTTTCCTGGCCGCGGAATGGAGTTGACCGGCTCGGCCGAACTGCCAGCAGACGCCATCGTCGAACCCGACGCCGGCGAGGCGACCCTGACCGAAACCGGGACCCTGCGCATTACGATCCCCAAGGGATCCCGCGAGGAGGAACCGACGGCAGAGAAAACAGCAGATTCGTCAACTGATACCGACCCCGCCTCTCACTCGTCATCGCCAAGCGGTTCCTCGGAACCGTCGGGCGAACTCGCCGTCGACGAGCAGTAA